One Coffea arabica cultivar ET-39 chromosome 5c, Coffea Arabica ET-39 HiFi, whole genome shotgun sequence DNA window includes the following coding sequences:
- the LOC113689920 gene encoding uncharacterized protein, with protein sequence MRKTLDKPLLTFTPSLIPQHHHYSNAKPPAPVPKPKNPSAKSHFISNSKWVFPNTSPLPPPEWVQPFTDLSDLIKDPRNLLPSPWVPQILNLLDGSPAMEQNLSTYCHKFLIKLSPNFIAFLLKSEKLAEQSVKDTAFRLFVWAGKQTGYAHTLDCYVSLIEVLSVSSDFDRISCIFGELKDKSFLINVNAANSLIRSFGNLGLVEELLWVWRKMKESGVEPSLYSYNFLINGLVNAMFIESAERVFEVMEGGKILPDIVTYNTMIKGYCKSGKVVKAIEKFREMEVQNVEPDKITYMTLIQACYSEGHFNSSLGLYHEMEEKELEVPPHAYSLVIGGLCKDGKSFEAYAVFENMCRRGSKPNVAIYTALIDSYVKNGNLEGAMKIFDSMKHEGFEPDEVTYGVIVNGLCKNGRLVEAMQWFEYCESNNVPINAVLYSSLIDGLGKAGRVAEAEKLFHEMVEKGCPQDSYCYNVLIDALAKTGKVDEALVYFKRMGDEGCNPTVYTYTILITGLFKEHRNEEALKLWDAMIDKGITPTAASFRALSTGLCLSGKVARACKILDDLAPMGVVLETAVEEMINVLCKAGRIEQACKLADGVVDRGREVPGRVRTILINALRKTGNADLAMKLMHSKIGIGYDRMGSIKRRVKFRILVED encoded by the coding sequence ATGAGAAAAACCCTCGATAAACCCCTTCTCACCTTCACACCATCTCTTATACCCCAACACCACCACTACTCCAATGCCAAACCCCCTGCTCCCGTACCAAAACCCAAAAACCCATCTGCAAAATcacattttatctcaaattccaAGTGGGTTTTCCCGAATACCTCTCCTCTCCCACCGCCTGAATGGGTTCAACCCTTTACTGACCTCTCAGACCTGATTAAAGACCCCAGAAACCTCCTGCCTTCCCCATGGGTCCCTCAAATTCTCAATCTTTTAGATGGTTCACCAGCCATGGAGCAGAATTTATCCACTTATTGCCACAAGTTCTTGATCAAATTGTCACCAAATTTTATTGCTTTCTTGCTAAAATCTGAGAAGCTTGCTGAGCAGAGTGTCAAAGATACCGCCTTTCGGCTTTTTGTCTGGGCTGGTAAGCAAACAGGCTATGCTCACACTCTTGATTGTTATGTTTCTTTGATTGAAGTTTTGTCTGTTTCAAGTGACTTTGATAGAATAAGTTGTATTTTTGGTGAATTGAAAGATAAGAGCTTTTTGATAAATGTGAATGCTGCTAATTCTTTGATTAGGAGTTTTGGGAATCTAGGATTGGTTGAGGAGTTGTTGTGGGTGTGGAGGAAAATGAAAGAGAGTGGTGTTGAGCCTAGTTTGTATTCTTATAATTTTCTGATCAATGGGTTGGTGAATGCCATGTTTATTGAGTCAGCCGAACGGGTTTTTGAGGTTATGGAAGGTGGGAAGATTTTGCCAGACATTGTTACATATAATACGATGATTAAGGGGTATTGTAAATCAGGGAAGGTTGTGAAAGCCATAGAGAAGTTTAGAGAAATGGAGGTGCAAAATGTGGAACCAGATAAGATCACGTATATGACCTTGATTCAGGCATGTTACTCAGAGGGGCATTTCAATTCTTCTTTAGGACTTTATCATGAAATGGAGGAGAAAGAATTGGAGGTTCCACCCCATGCCTATAGCTTAGTTATAGGAGGACTTTGTAAAGATGGAAAATCTTTTGAAGCATATGCTGTTTTCGAGAATATGTGTCGTAGAGGATCTAAACCTAATGTGGCTATTTATACTGCTCTAATTGATTCATATGTTAAGAATGGGAACCTTGAAGGAGCAATGAAGATTTTTGACAGTATGAAGCATGAGGGTTTTGAACCAGATGAAGTTACATATGGAGTCATTGTTAATGGTTTATGCAAGAATGGTAGGTTAGTTGAAGCCATGCAATGGTTCGAATATTGTGAAAGTAATAATGTCCCTATTAATGCTGTGCTTTACTCAAGTCTCATTGATGGCCTTGGAAAGGCAGGGAGAGTAGCAGAGGCTGAGAAGCTGTTTCATGAGATGGTTGAGAAGGGATGTCCTCAGGATTCTTATTGTTATAATGTGCTTATTGATGCCTTGGCTAAAACTGGGAAAGTTGATGAAGCTTTGGTATATTTTAAGAGAATGGGAGATGAAGGTTGTAATCCAACAGTCTATACGTACACAATTTTAATAACTGGCTTGTTCAAAGAGCATCGCAATGAAGAGGCCTTAAAGTTATGGGATGCAATGATTGATAAGGGCATAACTCCAACTGCTGCTTCTTTTAGAGCTCTTTCAACTGGGCTTTGTCTTTCTGGTAAAGTTGCAAGAGCTTGTAagattttggatgatttggCACCAATGGGTGTTGTCCTGGAGACAGCTGTTGAAGAAATGATTAATGTTCTATGCAAAGCAGGTCGTATAGAACAAGCTTGCAAGTTAGCCGATGGGGTAGTTGATCGTGGTCGGGAAGTTCCAGGTAGGGTTCGCACTATTTTAATCAATGCCTTGAGAAAGACAGGAAATGCAGACTTGGCAATGAAATTGATGCATAGTAAGATTGGTATAGGTTATGATAGAATGGGAAGCATTAAACGACGAGTAAAGTTTCGGATTCTGGTTGAAGATTGA
- the LOC113689922 gene encoding protein SYM1 encodes MACLKAINHFQILSSSNSTKPLSSDAKKTIFTNKSLNFDAKFSSKTSWHQLRLVPVNVVTKEEKDLVAAETSEKNGEEKAISGGEVKEKGRILSTLLEDKERLLNAAIVLGVGTVAITKLLSIDHEYWHGWTLYEVLKYAPEHNWIAYEEALKSNPVLAKMTISGIVYSVGDWIAQCYEGKPLFEFDRQRIFRSGLVGFTLHGSLSHYYYQFCEALFPFNDWWVVPAKVVVDQTLWSAVWNSIYYVVLGFLRSESSASIFDELKSTFWPMLTAGWKLWPFAHVITYGVIPVQQRLLWVDCMELIWVTILSGFSNEKSEARLSEAAEDDTS; translated from the exons ATGGCTTGTTTAAAGGCCATCAACCATTTCCAGATCCTCTCATCATCGAATTCCACAAAACCGTTAAGTTCAGACGCCAAGAAAACCATATTCACCAATAAAAGTCTGAACTTTGATGCAAAATTTTCGTCTAAAACCAGTTGGCATCAATTACGCCTTGTGCCCGTCAATGTTGTGACGAAAGAGGAAAAAGACTTGGTCGCAGCTGAAACTAGTGAAAAGAATGGTGAGGAGAAAGCAATTAGTGGTGGAGAAGTGAAGGAAAAGGGCAGGATACTATCTACTCTACTGGAGGATAAAGAAAGGTTGCTGAATGCTGCAATTGTACTTGGAGTTGGTACTGTTGCCATTACCAAGTTGCTCTCCATTGATCATGAATATTGGCAC GGATGGACCCTTTATGAAGTGTTGAAGTATGCCCCTGAGCACAATTGGATTGCATATGAAGAAGCTCTTAAATCCAATCCTGTTCTGGCTAAAATGACGATTAGTGGGATTGTCTACTCTGTAGGAGATTGGATTGCACAA TGTTATGAAGGGAAACCGCTTTTCGAGTTTGACCGACAGAGGATATTTAGATCAGGTCTTGTTGGTTTCACCCTTCATGGATCGCTTTCTCACTACTATTACCAATTTTGTGAG gctctttttcctttcaatgaTTGGTGGGTTGTCCCTGCCAAAGTAGTAGTTGACCAAACTCTCTGGTCTGCAGTTTGGAACAGCATCTACTATGTGGTTCTGGGGTTTTTGCGCTCTGAGTCCTCGGCTAGTATATTCGATGAACTGAAGTCAACATTTTGGCCTATGTTAACT GCAGGATGGAAGCTTTGGCCGTTTGCTCATGTAATCACCTATGGCGTGATTCCAGTACAGCAAAGACTTCTTTGGGTGGACTGTATGGAACTTATTTGGGTCACCATACTCTCAGG GTTCTCAAATGAGAAATCAGAAGCACGGTTGTCTGAAGCAGCAGAAGATGACACTAGCTAA
- the LOC113689502 gene encoding putative cell wall protein, with the protein MGKIHPSIAAFLFILNVLLSLTGVAFSGREIPMKDSKNLEKIQPESFIGNDGSVLIPGMGRYMFPRPGTHFDPINYNPITGTNGGNGLPGIGSFGGPFPGQSYIPGGDDTFVPIPGVEVPVGGSIPASASP; encoded by the coding sequence atgggaaaaatccATCCTTCTATCGCGGCTTTCCTTTTTATACTGAACGTGTTACTAAGCTTAACAGGGGTTGCATTTTCGGGCCGCGAAATCCCAATGAAGGATtccaaaaatttggaaaaaatacaACCAGAATCCTTCATTGGTAATGATGGAAGTGTCCTCATTCCAGGCATGGGCAGGTACATGTTCCCTAGGCCAGGCACACATTTCGATCCAATCAACTACAATCCCATTACTGGCACTAATGGAGGAAATGGTCTGCCCGGAATCGGCAGCTTTGGCGGCCCTTTCCCCGGCCAGAGCTATATTCCAGGCGGTGATGATACATTTGTCCCCATTCCTGGTGTTGAGGTGCCAGTTGGCGGCAGCATTCCTGCATCTGCTAGCCCTTGA
- the LOC113690649 gene encoding probable protein phosphatase 2C 52: MGGCVSTSSQSTCSSRSNGEKFAPSCLEMMFGRKRTRTFSDHITKLQHLASIPNRIFTNGRTRSSCIFTQQGRKGINQDAMIVWEDYMADDVTFCGVFDGHGPHGHLVARKVRDALPLKLLSFLHSNDTKQSGSSANCCNGDLKSDVVDPEKNGSVEDQVDNSWREAFLKSYKAMDKELRSHPNLDCFCSGSTAVTIVKQGSNLFMGYIGDSRAILASKDSSDKMVAVQLTVDLKPDLPREAERIKRCKGRVFALQDEPEVQRVWLPFDDAPGLAMARAFGDFCLKEYGVISIPEFSHRVLSERDKFIVLASDGVWDVLSNDEVVEIVSSAPTRSSAARILVESAAREWKAKYPTSKMDDCAVVCLFLDGKMDSESDYEDQGFSSATLQSYHSGNAAESDDGQNSEPSLQRNFTVRSSEENEAYKRIPVEAEGNGEAVVPEDLDWSGLEGVTRVNSLVQLPRFSEERPRP, from the exons ATGGGGGGTTGTGTGTCAACCAGTAGCCAAAGTACTTGCAGTAGCAGGAGCAATGGAGAGAAGTTTGCTCCATCTTGTCTAGAGATGATGTTTGGGCGAAAGAGGACGAGGACATTTTCTGACCATATTACTAAATTGCAACATTTGGCCTCTATACCCAATCGAATTTTCACAAATGGGCGAACTAGGAGTTCTTGCATATTCACTCAGCAAGGGCGCAAGGGCATCAACCAGGATGCCATGATTGTTTGGGAG GACTACATGGCAGATGATGTAACCTTTTGTGGTGTCTTTGATGGCCATGGTCCACACGGTCATCTGGTTGCCCGCAAAGTGAGGGATGCACTACCATTGAAATTATTGTCATTCCTGCATTCTAATGACACAAAGCAAAGTGGGTCTAGTGCTAATTGTTGCAATGGTGACCTAAAGTCTGATGTGGTAGATCCTGAAAAGAATGGCTCTGTTGAGGATCAGGTGGATAATTCATGGAGAGAAGCTTTTCTCAAATCATACAAGGCCATGGATAAAGAGTTAAGGTCTCATCCTAACTTGGATTGCTTTTGCAGTGGTAGCACTGCTGTTACTATAGTAAAGCAG GGCTCCAACCTTTTTATGGGCTATATTGGTGATTCTCGAGCAATCCTGGCATCAAAGGACAGCAGTGATAAAATGGTGGCAGTACAGTTGACTGTTGATCTGAAGCCTGATTTGCCAA GGGAAGCTGAAAGGATTAAACGGTGTAAAGGTCGAGTTTTTGCATTGCAAGATGAGCCAGAAGTGCAACGGGTTTGGTTGCCATTTGATGACGCCCCTGGATTGGCAATGGCCAGAGCATTTGGGGATTTCTGTCTAAAGGAGTATGGTGTAATCTCTATTCCTGAGTTTTCTCATCGGGTTCTTAGTGAAAGGGATAAGTTCATTGTACTCGCTTCTGATGGG GTCTGGGATGTATTGAGCAATGATGAAGTGGTAGAAATTGTATCTTCAGCTCCAACACGGTCATCAGCTGCTCGGATCCTGGTTGAGTCAGCTGCTCGAGAATGGAAGGCCAAATACCCAACCTCGAAGATGGATGACTGTGCAGTAGTCTGCTTATTTTTGGATGGCAAGATGGATTCAGAGTCTGATTATGAAGATCAGGGTTTTTCTTCTGCTACTCTACAAAGCTATCATTCTGGGAATGCTGCAGAATCAGACGATGGGCAGAACTCAGAGCCTTCTTTGCAGAGAAACTTCACTGTTAGATCAAGCGAAGAGAATGAAGCATACAAAAGAATTCCCGTTGAAGCAGAGGGAAATGGGGAAGCTGTAGTTCCTGAAGATCTGGACTGGTCAGGTTTAGAAGGTGTTACACGGGTCAATTCTCTGGTTCAACTTCCAAGATTTTCCGAAGAAAGACCAAGACCTTAG